From a single Rutidosis leptorrhynchoides isolate AG116_Rl617_1_P2 chromosome 5, CSIRO_AGI_Rlap_v1, whole genome shotgun sequence genomic region:
- the LOC139847740 gene encoding zinc-finger homeodomain protein 8-like, with protein sequence MDIIPTPPPTSTATTTVTTTVKTPDPDSEQPQFTTKHPPPPLTNGILKRHKPLNHHQPPSPLVVTYKECLKNHAATIGGHAIDGCGEFMPSPTSSPSYPTSLKCAACGCHRNFHRREPEEPNFPPPPPQPPIQHLIEYQPHHRHHPPPPLTTGSPENSPSPPPISSSYYPSSAPHMLLALSTGLSSENHHNNHSPAIPTTPGSGGTNPNGKKRYRTKFTQDQKEKMQEIAEKIGWKMQKRDEDLIIGFCNQIGVDKNVFKVWMHNNKAIANKDFTNSTININNIGNDNMNNNNNNNNNNNNNNNNNNNNNNNNNGSDHQGIDFMSNISRNNNGVVDHKLHLHNGGGGGDRFGTAGNVISSSSC encoded by the coding sequence ATGGATATCATCCCAACTCCTCCACCAACATCCACCGCTACTACCACCGTCACAACCACCGTTAAAACCCCGGATCCCGACTCCGAACAACCGCAATTCACCACAAAACACCCTCCACCACCTTTAACAAACGGCATCCTTAAACGCCACAAACCTCTCAACCACCACCAACCTCCATCACCACTAGTAGTCACATACAAAGAATGTCTCAAAAACCACGCCGCCACCATCGGCGGCCACGCCATCGACGGTTGCGGCGAGTTTATGCCGTCACCAACCTCATCACCCTCCTACCCCACCTCACTAAAATGCGCCGCTTGCGGCTGCCACCGCAATTTCCACCGCCGTGAACCGGAAGAACCCAAttttccaccgccaccaccacaacCACCCATTCAACACCTCATTGAATACCAACCCCACCACCGCCACCACCCTCCACCACCCCTGACCACCGGCAGCCCCGAAAACTCACCGTCACCACCGCCGATCTCGTCATCTTACTACCCATCTTCAGCACCCCACATGCTACTCGCACTCTCCACCGGTTTATCATCGGAAAACCACCATAATAACCATTCTCCGGCGATACCCACCACCCCTGGCTCCGGTGGAACAAACCCTAATGGTAAAAAAAGATACCGAACAAAGTTCACTCAAGATCAAAAGGAAAAAATGCAGGAAATTGCTGAAAAAATTGGGTGGAAGATGCAAAAACGTGATGAAGATTTAATAATTGGATTTTGCAATCAAATTGGTGTTGATAAAAATGTTTTCAAGGTATGGATGCATAACAACAAAGCTATTGCTAATAAAGATTTCACCaatagtactattaatattaataatattggaaatgataatatgaataataataataataataataataataataataataataataataataataataataataataataataataatggtagtgatcatcaaggtattgactttatgagtaATATTTCAAGAAACAACAATGGTGTTGTTGACCACAAGCTACATCTAcataatggtggtggtggtggtgatagaTTTGGTACTGCTGGAAATGTGATTTCATCATCTTCTTGTTAA